One window of Thermocoleostomius sinensis A174 genomic DNA carries:
- the hepC gene encoding heterocyst development glycosyltransferase HepC, with protein sequence MATSKVVLTTSKIWILEDTLSSSEQEPTDQSLRCCVLKWRQGKLWVKVAEADQISQIPALQNEQWLENCLKHSLVDVVCLDPQLGVTAVEYWANACEKAGKPVFLRLPGCSRRSHQSEIVVLLRQGLDSMIAVLLLLIFSPIILVIFLLLRSSSSKSVFDTQWRVGARGQLFRLILFREDREENSQGSQYYSNLIRYWSSKLCLNGLLQLINVIQGKMQLVGRRPWKLQEAIQLCQHQSQLISEPPGIALAYLCK encoded by the coding sequence ATGGCTACCTCTAAAGTTGTACTGACGACCTCTAAAATTTGGATCTTAGAAGATACCTTATCGTCATCTGAGCAAGAACCAACCGATCAATCCTTACGCTGTTGTGTGTTGAAGTGGCGACAGGGAAAGCTGTGGGTGAAGGTGGCGGAAGCTGACCAAATCTCTCAAATTCCGGCGCTGCAAAATGAGCAATGGTTAGAAAATTGTTTGAAGCATTCGCTGGTGGATGTGGTGTGTTTAGATCCACAGTTAGGTGTTACCGCTGTGGAATATTGGGCCAATGCTTGTGAGAAGGCTGGAAAACCAGTTTTTCTGAGGTTACCTGGTTGTTCGCGTCGATCCCATCAGTCTGAAATTGTAGTATTGCTCAGGCAAGGACTAGACAGTATGATAGCGGTACTATTGTTATTGATTTTCAGTCCTATTATTCTTGTAATTTTTCTGTTGCTGCGATCGAGTTCTTCCAAATCTGTTTTTGATACTCAGTGGCGAGTAGGGGCACGAGGCCAGTTATTTCGCTTAATTCTCTTTCGAGAAGATAGAGAAGAAAATAGCCAAGGTTCACAATACTACTCAAACTTAATACGATACTGGTCTAGTAAACTGTGCTTGAATGGGTTGCTTCAACTCATCAACGTGATTCAAGGAAAAATGCAGTTGGTGGGCCGACGGCCTTGGAAATTACAGGAAGCAATTCAGCTTTGTCAGCATCAGTCTCAACTAATCAGTGAACCCCCAGGGATTGCTCTAGCATATCTTTGCAAATAA
- a CDS encoding GumC family protein codes for MVADHHFHSTNEAEFGYGQLLAIAWRRRFWFLATFSTVVIAAGFVTVRTEPTYESSMQLLVEPNYQAREKLTEVEGQSQTSEQDYATQLNLMRSSRFFEAVIDDLAAKYPDLSIGHVRGSLQLSQLVEDETNTRIFEVVYTDNDPIKTQQILESLKTAYQNYNLEQQEARLTQGLAFIDEQLATVRRSLNSSQGELEQFRQGENLIDPAREAERISEALGQVKRQQESLQAQYADVNNRSMELQRQLSLRPQEALIVSRLSQSSLFQTLLGELQATEVELSKQRAIYTDSAPEVQVLLDQRQEQLGLLQQEIQRILGSDASQLPSRALLSQGRLSQIDLQLANQLVDAQTTIEGLEAQLRSLSTTEQQLRAELNQFPRLLAQNDRLQPEAETTQKILQQLLEDREKLSAELAGGGFNWQVVEPPQEGEKIAPNPRQNILLGAVVGIFLGGVAAFLREAADRVVHTSEDLKKQAALPLLGSLPEFLPKPNRFPIQLPLMPAQSSSSVTEQAMQWQPFRESLDLIYKNIQLLHESERSRSLVVTSALPDEGKSTLIIGLALSAARSSERVLVIDADLRQPVLHERLNVSNQYGLSTLLETARGPFLPQSVTLSDASFDLLPAGPEPIDPVRLLNSQRFKTMLRFLQNRYDLILIDTPPVLGMVDAMQAASVCHGIVMVGRLDRVTQEELKQAAAMLSSLNVLGIVANGGKRTPFSDSQNANRNHRAGDQDISAA; via the coding sequence GTGGTAGCTGATCATCATTTTCATTCAACCAATGAAGCGGAATTTGGCTATGGTCAACTACTGGCGATCGCCTGGCGGCGTCGCTTTTGGTTTCTGGCTACGTTCAGTACTGTAGTGATTGCAGCTGGGTTCGTTACAGTACGCACAGAACCAACCTATGAAAGTTCTATGCAATTACTCGTAGAGCCAAATTACCAAGCTCGCGAAAAATTAACAGAAGTAGAAGGTCAAAGCCAAACAAGCGAGCAGGATTATGCAACACAATTAAATTTGATGCGAAGTAGTCGTTTTTTTGAAGCAGTTATTGATGATTTGGCGGCCAAATATCCAGATTTATCGATCGGACATGTTCGAGGGTCACTTCAACTGTCGCAACTGGTAGAAGATGAGACAAATACTCGCATTTTTGAAGTAGTTTATACAGATAATGACCCTATAAAAACTCAGCAGATTTTGGAGTCTTTAAAGACAGCCTATCAAAACTACAACTTGGAGCAGCAAGAAGCACGACTAACACAGGGATTAGCATTCATTGATGAACAGCTTGCCACCGTTCGCAGAAGCTTGAATAGTTCTCAAGGAGAACTGGAGCAGTTTCGTCAAGGAGAAAATTTAATTGATCCCGCACGGGAGGCGGAAAGGATCTCAGAAGCACTGGGTCAAGTAAAGCGGCAGCAAGAATCTTTGCAAGCCCAATATGCAGATGTCAACAATCGCTCGATGGAACTACAGCGGCAACTGTCACTCCGACCTCAAGAGGCATTGATTGTGTCACGTTTAAGTCAATCATCTTTGTTTCAAACGCTGTTGGGTGAGTTACAGGCTACAGAAGTTGAGTTAAGTAAGCAACGGGCCATCTATACGGATAGTGCTCCGGAAGTGCAGGTATTGTTAGACCAACGTCAAGAACAACTGGGGCTATTGCAACAGGAAATTCAGCGGATATTAGGTAGTGATGCTTCGCAGCTACCCAGTCGCGCTTTGTTGTCTCAGGGAAGACTGAGCCAAATTGATTTGCAGTTAGCGAACCAGCTCGTGGATGCGCAAACCACGATCGAAGGATTAGAGGCCCAACTACGTAGTTTATCAACCACAGAACAACAACTGCGGGCAGAGCTAAATCAATTTCCGCGATTGCTAGCCCAAAACGATCGTCTGCAACCGGAAGCGGAAACTACCCAAAAAATTCTCCAACAACTTCTGGAAGATCGAGAGAAGCTGAGTGCTGAATTGGCAGGTGGCGGGTTTAACTGGCAAGTGGTGGAACCCCCCCAGGAAGGTGAAAAGATTGCTCCAAATCCCAGGCAAAACATTCTTTTAGGAGCGGTTGTTGGAATCTTCTTGGGAGGAGTAGCTGCCTTCTTACGTGAAGCAGCCGATCGAGTTGTGCACACATCGGAAGATTTGAAGAAACAAGCGGCGTTACCATTACTTGGCAGCTTACCAGAATTTCTGCCAAAACCCAACCGCTTTCCAATTCAACTGCCGCTGATGCCTGCCCAATCGTCCTCTTCGGTGACTGAGCAGGCCATGCAGTGGCAACCATTTCGAGAATCCCTCGATCTGATTTACAAAAATATTCAGTTGCTGCATGAATCTGAAAGATCTCGATCGCTGGTTGTCACCTCTGCATTACCAGATGAAGGAAAATCAACGTTAATTATTGGACTAGCGCTAAGTGCAGCCCGCAGCAGTGAACGGGTGTTGGTAATTGATGCAGATTTACGTCAGCCAGTCTTGCATGAACGCCTGAATGTATCGAATCAGTATGGGCTGTCAACGTTGCTGGAAACGGCTAGAGGTCCATTTTTACCACAATCAGTAACTCTATCTGACGCAAGCTTTGATCTATTGCCGGCTGGTCCAGAGCCGATCGATCCGGTACGACTACTCAACTCGCAGCGATTCAAAACCATGCTGCGATTCTTGCAAAATCGATACGATTTGATTCTGATTGATACACCTCCTGTTTTGGGCATGGTGGATGCAATGCAAGCAGCATCAGTTTGTCATGGCATTGTGATGGTAGGGCGACTCGATCGGGTTACTCAGGAAGAACTCAAACAAGCGGCGGCGATGCTCAGTTCGTTAAATGTACTCGGAATTGTAGCAAATGGCGGCAAGCGTACACCGTTTAGCGATAGTCAGAATGCGAATCGAAATCATCGGGCTGGAGACCAAGATATATCCGCAGCGTAA
- the hepA gene encoding heterocyst formation ABC transporter subunit HepA codes for MKLPIVFRHLIKSTSFWRDNRLFLREIQHFPRIVLLALLFPMLAAVFEGFGIGFLLAFLQNLVSVNPQPVRSGIEWIDIWILGINESSLHQLYRISVLILLSTWLRAVFNYLAGFYMTVARIRLVNRLYKQIFEQLQAVQISFFSQTRVGALVNTLTSEVGQLNEAMKSFSHLITRGLVILIYAAVLLYISWQLSLVAILLFSLTAVGLSNLNRRVRQSSFPISKARGSFSALATEFINGIRTIQAFATQGFERRRFYATSDEIARTEIDAARVTIIVRPLGEALAGTILVGMIVVGVSSFGRNNGIQVASLLTFLFVLIRLVPAIQEVLACLTAINGFQGAIHTIEELLNRDNKPYLQNGHRKFTGLQRGIEFVSVDFSYGQGALVLKNITLSIDKGQTIALVGASGAGKSTLADLIPRFYDPTQGEIRFDSINLREFDLDSVRRRMAVVSQDTFIFNASIRDNIAYGLNNVDEDAILEAARLANALEFIQALPRGLDTVLGDRGVLLSGGQRQRIAIARALLRNPEILILDEATSALDSVSEHMIQASLEKLSIGRTVIAIAHRLSTIANADKVIVMDQGQIVEQGTYQELLGRKGRFWKYHQIQHQY; via the coding sequence TTGAAGCTACCGATCGTCTTTCGCCACCTGATCAAGTCAACTAGTTTCTGGAGGGATAATCGCCTCTTTTTGCGAGAAATTCAACATTTTCCTAGAATTGTTTTGTTAGCGCTTCTATTTCCTATGCTAGCAGCTGTGTTTGAAGGGTTTGGCATTGGTTTTTTGCTAGCGTTTCTTCAAAATTTAGTTAGTGTCAATCCGCAACCAGTTCGTTCTGGCATTGAATGGATTGATATTTGGATCCTAGGGATTAATGAGTCAAGTTTGCATCAACTGTACCGTATCTCAGTCCTGATTTTGCTGTCAACTTGGCTTCGTGCGGTGTTCAATTACCTCGCAGGTTTCTACATGACGGTTGCGCGAATTCGACTAGTTAACCGGCTGTACAAGCAGATTTTTGAGCAGCTACAGGCAGTTCAGATCAGCTTTTTTTCACAAACACGAGTAGGTGCGTTAGTTAATACGCTAACTTCTGAGGTTGGACAGTTAAATGAAGCAATGAAATCATTCAGTCATCTGATTACGAGAGGACTGGTGATACTGATTTATGCAGCCGTCTTGCTATATATATCTTGGCAGTTGTCACTTGTAGCAATCCTTTTGTTCAGCTTAACGGCTGTGGGGTTGTCGAATCTCAATAGACGAGTACGACAGTCCAGCTTCCCGATATCGAAGGCTAGAGGCAGCTTTAGTGCACTGGCAACAGAATTTATTAATGGAATTCGTACAATTCAAGCATTCGCTACCCAAGGCTTTGAGCGGAGACGATTCTATGCAACTAGTGATGAGATTGCCAGAACCGAAATCGATGCGGCTCGAGTGACAATTATTGTACGACCCTTGGGGGAAGCTCTCGCTGGTACTATTCTGGTGGGAATGATTGTGGTTGGGGTGTCGAGCTTTGGCAGAAACAATGGTATTCAGGTTGCATCACTACTCACTTTTCTATTTGTTCTGATTCGGCTAGTGCCTGCAATTCAAGAAGTGCTTGCTTGTCTTACGGCAATCAATGGGTTTCAAGGTGCTATTCACACTATTGAAGAACTCTTGAATCGAGACAACAAACCCTACTTACAAAACGGACATCGCAAATTTACGGGCTTACAACGGGGGATTGAGTTTGTTTCAGTAGACTTTAGCTATGGTCAAGGTGCACTGGTGCTAAAAAACATTACGTTGTCAATTGATAAAGGACAAACGATTGCTTTAGTAGGTGCATCAGGTGCAGGAAAATCAACGTTGGCAGACTTGATTCCTCGCTTTTATGACCCGACCCAAGGAGAAATTCGGTTTGATAGCATAAATCTACGGGAGTTTGATCTCGACTCCGTACGCCGTCGTATGGCAGTAGTAAGTCAGGATACGTTTATCTTCAACGCATCTATTCGTGACAACATTGCCTATGGCTTAAACAATGTAGACGAAGATGCAATCTTAGAAGCAGCAAGGCTGGCAAACGCACTTGAATTCATTCAGGCTCTGCCACGAGGGTTAGACACTGTGCTGGGCGATCGTGGTGTCCTACTGTCAGGTGGTCAGCGGCAGCGAATTGCGATTGCACGGGCACTACTTAGAAATCCAGAAATTCTAATTTTAGATGAAGCAACTAGTGCATTGGACTCTGTTTCCGAGCATATGATTCAAGCTTCATTGGAAAAACTATCGATAGGTCGCACAGTGATTGCTATTGCTCATAGGCTCTCAACAATTGCAAATGCGGACAAAGTAATAGTGATGGATCAAGGGCAGATTGTAGAGCAGGGAACTTATCAGGAGTTGTTGGGAAGAAAAGGTAGATTCTGGAAATATCATCAGATCCAACACCAATACTAA
- a CDS encoding glycosyltransferase family 2 protein, with amino-acid sequence MPKVSIVIPAYNAMQYCEATLNSALQQTFVDFEVLIINDGSKDNILEWASKIEDERVKLISQENKGLSGARNTGITHAKGDYIAFLDADDLWEKTKLEKQVKYLDNNLNVGLLSTKVKIIDEHDQYLREFKVPEKEHISLEELLSYNFILCGSTPIVRRECFEKVGVFDCNLSSAADWDMWIRIALHYPVAAILESLVLYRKHSTNMSKDIVIMVDEIGKIVQKFRMIVPRSLRPILDNRYTISNLNAIWAMAAESRYRKAIYFSGQAFKSNPTILFSRSFLYINFLIFIKLIVPAHRYTKLRRFFQVLKRSMVWF; translated from the coding sequence ATGCCAAAAGTATCAATTGTTATTCCAGCTTACAATGCAATGCAATATTGCGAAGCAACTTTGAACAGTGCGTTGCAACAAACATTTGTTGATTTTGAAGTCTTGATTATCAACGATGGAAGCAAAGATAATATACTCGAATGGGCAAGTAAGATTGAAGACGAACGCGTAAAACTGATTTCCCAAGAAAACAAAGGATTATCGGGAGCAAGAAATACAGGTATTACCCATGCGAAGGGTGATTATATCGCTTTTCTGGATGCAGACGATCTATGGGAAAAAACAAAATTAGAAAAACAAGTAAAATATCTAGACAATAATTTAAACGTTGGCTTGTTAAGTACAAAGGTCAAAATAATTGATGAACATGATCAATATTTGCGAGAATTTAAAGTTCCTGAAAAAGAGCACATCTCGTTGGAAGAATTGCTCAGCTATAATTTTATCTTATGCGGAAGTACGCCTATTGTCCGTCGAGAATGCTTTGAAAAGGTTGGTGTCTTTGATTGCAATTTAAGTTCCGCAGCTGATTGGGATATGTGGATTAGAATTGCTCTTCATTATCCTGTAGCAGCCATCTTAGAAAGTTTAGTTCTTTACCGAAAGCATTCAACAAATATGTCTAAAGATATTGTAATCATGGTAGATGAAATAGGAAAGATTGTTCAAAAATTTCGGATGATCGTCCCTCGTTCTCTTCGACCTATATTAGATAATAGATACACGATTTCCAATCTCAATGCTATCTGGGCAATGGCTGCAGAAAGTCGCTATCGAAAAGCAATTTACTTCTCAGGGCAAGCCTTCAAGAGTAATCCTACAATTTTATTTTCTCGATCGTTTCTTTACATAAATTTCCTGATCTTTATAAAATTAATAGTACCTGCCCATAGATATACCAAA
- the hemB gene encoding porphobilinogen synthase produces MFPTQRPRRLRNHPQLRRMVQEHVLTTNDLIYPLFAVPGEGIANEVKSMPGVYQLSVDKIVEEAKEVYDLGIPAIILFGIPADKDMDATGAWHDHGIVQVATTAVKEAVPDLIVIVDTCLCEYTSHGHCGYLEVGDLTGRVLNDPTLELLKKTAVSQAKAGADIIAPSGMMDGFVQAIRSGLDEGGFQDIPILSYAAKYASAYYGPFRDAAESAPQFGDRRTYQMDPANGQEALKEIALDIAEGADMLMVKPALAYMDIIWRVKQATNLPVAAYNVSGEYSMIKAAALNGWVDEQRVVMETLIGFKRSGADLILSYHAKDAARWLQSS; encoded by the coding sequence ATGTTTCCAACTCAACGCCCTCGTCGTCTTCGTAACCATCCCCAGCTGCGACGGATGGTACAGGAACATGTTCTAACGACAAATGATCTGATCTATCCCTTGTTTGCGGTTCCTGGTGAAGGAATTGCTAATGAAGTGAAATCGATGCCAGGGGTTTATCAACTATCTGTAGACAAGATTGTTGAAGAAGCGAAGGAAGTTTACGATTTGGGCATTCCAGCCATCATCTTGTTTGGCATTCCGGCTGATAAAGATATGGATGCAACTGGCGCTTGGCACGATCATGGCATTGTTCAAGTGGCCACCACTGCTGTTAAGGAAGCTGTGCCCGATCTAATTGTGATTGTGGATACCTGTTTGTGCGAATACACTTCGCATGGTCACTGTGGCTATCTAGAAGTGGGAGATTTAACCGGGCGTGTATTGAATGATCCAACCTTGGAACTTCTGAAGAAAACAGCCGTTTCTCAAGCAAAAGCTGGGGCGGATATTATTGCGCCCTCTGGAATGATGGATGGTTTTGTCCAAGCCATTCGATCGGGATTGGATGAGGGCGGTTTCCAAGATATTCCGATTTTGTCCTATGCAGCGAAATATGCATCCGCTTACTATGGGCCGTTCCGAGATGCCGCTGAATCAGCCCCACAGTTTGGCGATCGTCGTACCTATCAAATGGACCCTGCTAATGGTCAAGAAGCTCTCAAAGAGATTGCTCTAGATATTGCCGAAGGCGCAGACATGCTGATGGTGAAACCAGCCTTGGCTTACATGGATATCATCTGGCGCGTCAAGCAAGCAACCAATTTACCCGTTGCCGCCTATAACGTTTCTGGCGAATATTCCATGATCAAAGCGGCTGCCCTGAATGGTTGGGTCGATGAACAGCGAGTAGTGATGGAAACCCTGATTGGCTTCAAACGATCGGGTGCAGACCTGATTCTGTCTTACCATGCCAAAGACGCGGCCCGCTGGTTGCAATCTAGTTAA
- a CDS encoding glycosyltransferase: MVVHKIQQQGMLLVLPVPFQMHNGQLLFEAQACNGLERWADNFGNVIVAAPVMPKSIAEHDRTIVWKNTAMLDNPQRFEFVLLPWAYSLRDFFAHYRSTRTLLAKLIHRSEYLQFAISSLWGDWAAIAALEAKKQNRPYAIHTDVVDYRVILQINQDKSLPKRLKARVLSSLMQQYHQWIIRNCSLGLWHGNDCYQAYSPFCKNSHLIHDVHTKSEDGITPAQLKAKLEQCQTNAPLRICYAGRMVDMKAPLDWIRAIAHAQQLGAPLEATWYGEGPLRPAMEQLIAELGLQNVVHLAGFERDRQALLQKIREAHVMLFTHITPESPRCLIESLICGTPIIGYHSAYPEDLLRGKGGGCLVPKQDWQQLGKTLHDLAMHRPRLVQLIQQAAANGEQYSDEFVFQERSRLITTHLSRPNHYSLMQELLRV; the protein is encoded by the coding sequence ATGGTGGTACACAAGATTCAACAACAAGGCATGTTGCTAGTTCTACCGGTTCCATTCCAAATGCATAATGGGCAGCTTTTGTTTGAAGCCCAGGCCTGCAATGGGTTGGAACGCTGGGCTGATAATTTTGGCAACGTTATCGTCGCCGCCCCGGTCATGCCCAAGTCAATAGCAGAGCACGATCGCACCATTGTTTGGAAAAACACGGCAATGCTGGACAATCCGCAGCGGTTCGAGTTTGTGCTGCTTCCCTGGGCCTATTCTCTACGAGATTTCTTTGCACACTACCGATCAACCAGAACCCTACTTGCCAAGCTTATCCACCGCAGCGAGTATTTACAGTTTGCCATCAGTAGTTTGTGGGGAGATTGGGCTGCGATCGCCGCGTTAGAAGCGAAAAAACAAAACCGTCCCTATGCGATTCACACCGACGTAGTGGACTATCGAGTCATTCTGCAAATTAATCAGGATAAAAGTTTACCCAAACGCCTAAAAGCCAGGGTGCTGTCTTCCCTGATGCAGCAGTATCACCAGTGGATCATTCGCAACTGTAGCTTGGGATTGTGGCATGGAAACGATTGCTACCAAGCCTACAGTCCTTTTTGTAAGAATAGCCATCTGATTCATGATGTGCACACCAAATCTGAGGATGGCATTACTCCTGCACAACTCAAGGCGAAACTAGAGCAGTGCCAAACCAATGCTCCGCTGCGCATCTGTTACGCCGGTCGGATGGTAGATATGAAAGCCCCGCTGGATTGGATTCGAGCCATTGCCCACGCCCAGCAGTTGGGAGCACCGCTTGAGGCAACCTGGTATGGAGAGGGCCCGCTTCGTCCTGCGATGGAACAACTCATAGCCGAATTAGGACTACAAAACGTTGTGCATTTAGCGGGGTTTGAACGCGATCGCCAGGCTCTCTTGCAAAAAATTCGGGAGGCGCATGTCATGCTGTTTACCCACATCACACCAGAGTCGCCCCGTTGCTTAATTGAGTCCTTGATCTGCGGTACACCGATTATCGGTTATCACAGTGCCTATCCCGAAGATTTACTGCGCGGCAAGGGTGGAGGGTGCTTGGTTCCTAAGCAGGATTGGCAGCAACTTGGCAAAACGCTCCACGATCTAGCGATGCATCGTCCTAGGCTCGTGCAGTTGATTCAGCAAGCCGCTGCCAATGGTGAACAATATAGCGATGAGTTTGTGTTTCAAGAGCGCAGCCGTCTGATTACCACTCATCTATCTCGACCGAACCATTACTCCTTAATGCAGGAATTGCTCAGGGTATAG
- a CDS encoding glycosyltransferase gives MKLALVHDYLTQRGGAERVFEMLCKHFPEADIFTSLYAPDRTIELSDRVVQTSGLQNIPGATRYFRLLAPFYYPAFRSLDLQDYDLIISSSSSFAKGVRKRPDARHICFCHNVTRFLWDTQTYLRGFREYQSLYPVIGPVFEHMKQLDLTYAEEPDLYVANSTTVARRIKRIYGKQAITINYPIDDSKFIFSNKKEDFYLVSSRMISYKRIDIIVEAFNWLGWPLLIAGDGPERKRLEARALPNIRFLGHVSDRERSHLMSKAQSVIVAALEDYGLVPIEANFSGTPVICFGVGGVLDTQVPELTGLFFNRQTPDAVQSALLKAHQTDWNYAAIREHAMNHFTEKVFFSKVDRIVEAVHKNQVNCLPQSTWLPLPA, from the coding sequence ATGAAACTTGCCCTCGTTCATGACTATTTGACCCAGCGCGGAGGTGCAGAACGTGTCTTTGAGATGCTCTGCAAGCATTTCCCCGAAGCCGATATTTTTACCTCATTGTATGCCCCTGATCGAACGATTGAACTGAGCGATCGGGTTGTGCAAACGAGTGGACTGCAAAACATTCCTGGAGCGACGAGATATTTTCGGTTGCTGGCACCGTTTTATTATCCAGCTTTTCGATCTCTGGATTTACAAGACTATGACCTAATTATTAGTAGTTCCTCAAGCTTTGCTAAGGGGGTGCGCAAACGACCGGATGCACGGCATATTTGTTTCTGTCATAACGTAACTCGCTTCCTGTGGGACACACAAACTTATCTACGAGGCTTCCGCGAATATCAATCTCTTTATCCTGTGATTGGGCCTGTGTTTGAACACATGAAGCAATTAGACTTGACCTATGCCGAAGAACCAGATTTGTATGTAGCAAATTCGACTACTGTAGCTCGTCGAATTAAAAGAATTTATGGTAAACAAGCGATCACAATCAATTACCCGATCGACGATAGTAAGTTTATTTTCTCGAACAAGAAGGAAGACTTTTACTTGGTTTCCTCTCGGATGATTAGCTATAAACGCATTGACATCATTGTGGAGGCATTTAATTGGTTGGGATGGCCCTTACTGATTGCAGGAGATGGGCCTGAGCGCAAACGATTAGAAGCTAGAGCGTTACCGAATATTCGCTTTTTAGGACACGTGAGTGATAGAGAACGATCGCACTTAATGTCCAAGGCACAATCCGTTATTGTTGCTGCCCTAGAAGATTATGGGCTAGTGCCGATCGAAGCGAATTTTAGTGGCACACCCGTTATTTGCTTTGGAGTTGGTGGCGTTTTGGATACTCAAGTACCAGAACTAACAGGATTGTTCTTCAATCGCCAAACTCCTGATGCGGTTCAATCTGCTTTACTAAAAGCTCATCAAACTGACTGGAATTATGCTGCCATTCGTGAACATGCTATGAATCATTTCACTGAAAAGGTGTTTTTCAGTAAGGTCGATCGTATTGTAGAAGCAGTTCACAAAAACCAGGTCAACTGTCTACCACAATCTACCTGGTTGCCATTACCTGCATAG